A window from Vibrio cortegadensis encodes these proteins:
- a CDS encoding nucleotidyltransferase family protein, protein MNKQKLKHLIHQVPELLETAEVCLEVGLPNFYIAGGAITQIIWNSIESKPLLAQVKDFDVVYFDGSNHANEDEFKNRICSRLSHGVVDVDVKNQAIIHERYSKKFGCSIQAYERVEQGIESWLSAFAIGFTLDSSGNIKLFSPYGLEDAFNMLIKPNKKAMTEANYNKMTAGYKARWHNVQVLPWS, encoded by the coding sequence ATGAATAAACAAAAACTCAAGCATCTAATTCACCAAGTTCCAGAGTTGCTCGAAACAGCTGAAGTGTGCCTGGAAGTAGGGTTGCCAAACTTTTATATTGCAGGCGGTGCTATTACTCAAATCATCTGGAATAGTATCGAAAGTAAACCGCTTCTTGCTCAAGTTAAAGACTTTGATGTTGTCTATTTTGACGGCTCTAATCATGCTAACGAAGATGAATTCAAAAATCGTATTTGTTCACGGTTAAGTCATGGTGTCGTCGACGTTGATGTAAAAAACCAAGCAATCATACATGAGCGATATTCCAAGAAGTTTGGCTGTTCCATACAGGCATACGAGCGGGTTGAACAAGGTATCGAATCTTGGCTTTCTGCCTTTGCTATTGGGTTCACACTAGATAGCTCAGGAAACATTAAGTTGTTTTCCCCTTATGGGTTAGAGGACGCATTTAATATGTTGATCAAACCTAACAAAAAAGCAATGACAGAAGCTAACTACAACAAAATGACCGCTGGCTATAAGGCTAGGTGGCATAACGTACAGGTGCTCCCTTGGAGTTGA
- a CDS encoding zinc ribbon domain-containing protein YjdM — MSFPPCPNCQSEFVYQDQTHLVCPECGYEWNPVEEAENQFTVHDVNGNQLEQGDKITLVKDLKVKGSSQNLKIGTKGVIKRIVEGKDHQLDCKLDGAGEMFVTAKYVKKA, encoded by the coding sequence ATGTCATTTCCTCCTTGCCCAAATTGCCAATCTGAATTTGTTTATCAAGATCAAACACATCTTGTTTGTCCCGAATGTGGCTATGAATGGAACCCAGTTGAAGAGGCTGAAAATCAATTCACAGTTCATGATGTGAATGGAAATCAGTTGGAGCAAGGCGATAAAATCACATTGGTGAAAGATCTCAAAGTTAAAGGTAGTTCTCAGAACCTTAAAATTGGCACAAAAGGTGTAATAAAGCGGATTGTGGAAGGTAAGGATCATCAATTGGATTGTAAGCTTGATGGTGCAGGCGAAATGTTTGTAACGGCAAAATACGTTAAGAAAGCGTAA
- a CDS encoding GNAT family N-acetyltransferase, whose protein sequence is MNKLVFRVCDENSPYWADLERLFQSEWSDFFFVDTYKPEANLPPVLVALINNEVIGGLAYSRFKEPHGSSDVIWFNAVFVSPELRGQGIASELINRGVEQVSETLQSNLYAYTNVPPLYQSLGWSVVDIESEPNHSVMSISLRT, encoded by the coding sequence ATGAACAAGTTAGTATTCAGAGTTTGTGATGAGAATAGTCCGTATTGGGCTGATCTAGAAAGGTTATTTCAAAGTGAATGGTCTGACTTTTTCTTCGTTGATACCTATAAACCTGAAGCTAATCTTCCTCCTGTTTTGGTCGCTTTGATAAACAACGAAGTTATCGGTGGATTGGCTTATTCTCGTTTTAAAGAGCCACATGGAAGTTCAGATGTCATTTGGTTTAATGCTGTCTTTGTTTCGCCAGAGTTGCGCGGCCAGGGCATTGCTAGTGAGTTGATTAATCGAGGTGTTGAGCAAGTATCAGAAACGCTTCAAAGTAATCTGTATGCTTATACAAATGTCCCCCCGTTGTACCAGTCTCTAGGTTGGTCGGTGGTTGATATTGAAAGTGAGCCAAATCATAGCGTAATGAGTATCTCACTTAGGACTTAA
- a CDS encoding HEPN domain-containing protein — protein MSVKKMHGGATHTAEEFVLAGLAAAKSAENNRLVAPAMVCFAFASELFLKGVLAEQGVDPGKKHGLWYLYKRLPEDRKDWVRRMYIDLVGDIRKEVFENEIHRWSNSFVEIRYWHDETSKEQAYFDFSNFIPNLAISLYNAYLQVEYLPIFEFSQLKGKRVQ, from the coding sequence ATGTCAGTAAAAAAAATGCATGGTGGTGCTACACATACTGCGGAAGAGTTTGTACTTGCTGGGTTAGCTGCAGCGAAAAGTGCAGAAAATAATAGATTAGTTGCTCCTGCCATGGTCTGCTTTGCTTTCGCTTCAGAGTTGTTTCTTAAAGGAGTGTTAGCTGAACAAGGCGTCGATCCCGGGAAAAAGCATGGTCTTTGGTACTTATATAAACGCCTTCCTGAAGATCGGAAAGATTGGGTGAGACGCATGTACATTGATTTGGTTGGTGATATTCGAAAAGAGGTTTTCGAAAACGAAATACATCGGTGGTCTAATTCGTTTGTAGAAATTAGATATTGGCATGATGAAACTTCAAAAGAGCAAGCCTATTTTGATTTCTCGAATTTTATTCCAAATCTAGCAATTAGCTTATACAACGCCTACTTGCAGGTTGAATACTTACCAATATTTGAATTTTCGCAACTGAAAGGGAAACGTGTTCAGTAG
- a CDS encoding DUF3775 domain-containing protein → MNHLTIETVREVIELAEICYPVTGRPQVVSLSDAIEEVPGNRDLYQKVSSLTSEELAELQTLMLIGRGASGESANDWDGLYAEALGSQSSESVDYVASKYQLPAYLHNGLVKLGY, encoded by the coding sequence ATGAATCATTTAACTATTGAAACAGTACGCGAAGTTATTGAATTGGCGGAAATTTGCTATCCAGTTACCGGGAGACCACAAGTGGTTTCTTTGTCGGATGCAATTGAAGAAGTTCCCGGTAATAGAGACCTTTATCAGAAAGTGTCTTCGTTAACTTCTGAAGAATTGGCGGAGCTACAAACTTTGATGCTAATCGGCCGAGGTGCGTCTGGCGAGAGTGCAAACGACTGGGATGGTTTATATGCTGAAGCTCTAGGTTCACAAAGTTCAGAATCCGTTGATTATGTAGCATCCAAGTATCAGTTGCCCGCATATCTTCATAATGGTCTCGTTAAACTAGGGTACTAA